Proteins encoded by one window of Glycine soja cultivar W05 chromosome 15, ASM419377v2, whole genome shotgun sequence:
- the LOC114387072 gene encoding probable E3 ubiquitin-protein ligase rbrA yields the protein MLNPEPPPPPTMVPPATPLNRETTSLRKRNRIRTPVPPFADVVDVDSSFFTTPISFRGTTKSNAIAVEQYDAVSASVSNPVHVINLSDTEDDDDVRILNFTPPNTSFGKRRKKSSSKGECSSTAPFLCEICTETKTDRDSFSITGCRHVYCNSCVAQYVESKLEDNVVNIPCPVPGCRGLLEADYCREILSPRVFDRWGNALCEAVIDAEEKFYCPFADCSAMLIRASEDADIRECECPNCRRLFCALCRVPWHENIPCEEFQKLNAEEREREDIMLMSLAKQMQWKRCPHCRFYVAKSEGCMYMRCRCGNSFCYKCGAPILTGSHSCSYCFR from the exons ATGTTGAACCCTGAGCCGCCACCTCCGCCGACGATGGTTCCGCCGGCGACGCCGCTCAACCGCGAAACGACGTcgctgaggaagaggaacagAATCCGAACTCCGGTTCCTCCTTTCGCGGATGTCGTCGACGTGGACTCCTCCTTCTTCACCACGCCGATCTCCTTCAGGGGCACCACGAAATCAAACGCGATCGCCGTGGAGCAATACGACGCCGTTTCCGCTTCCGTTTCCAACCCCGTCCACGTCATCAACCTCTCTGATACCGAGGACGACGACGACGTGCGCATCCTCAACTTTACTCCGCCAAACACGTCCTTTGGAAAACGCCGCAAGAAATCATCATCGAAAGGAGAGTGCTCCAGCACCGCACCGTTCCTCTGCGAAATCTGCACCGAAACGAAAACCGACAGAGACTCCTTCTCCATCACCGGATGCCGCCACGTGTACTGCAACTCCTGCGTCGCGCAGTACGTCGAATCGAAGCTCGAGGATAACGTCGTCAACATCCCCTGCCCTGTGCCGGGATGCAGGGGATTACTGGAGGCTGATTATTGCCGTGAAATTCTCTCGCCTCGCGTCTTCGATCGCTGGGGGAATGCACTTTGCGAGGCTGTGATTGATGCTGAGGAGAAATTCTACTGTCCCTTTGCGGATTGTTCTGCTATGTTGATTAGGGCAAGTGAAGATGCTGACATTAGGGAATGTGAGTGTCCAAACTGTAGGAGGCTGTTCTGCGCCCTGTGTAGGGTGCCCTGGCACGAAAACATACCCTGCGAGGAGTTTCAGAAGCTCAACGCGgaagagagggagagggaggaTATCATGCTCATGAGCCTCGCTAAGCAAATGCAGTGGAAGAGGTGCCCCCACTGTAGATTCTACGTCGCCAAATCCGAAGGCTGCATGTACATGAGATGCAG GTGTGGAAACTCCTTCTGTTACAAATGTGGAGCCCCTATCTTAACCGGGTCCCATAGTTGCAGCTATTGTTTTCGTTAA
- the LOC114385921 gene encoding phospholipid-transporting ATPase 2-like codes for MEILESLYSYNSLRPKVIEPKGQLLSIDGKTEAEVCRSLERVLRTMRITTLEPKDVAFVVDGWALEIALTHYRKAFTELAVLSRTAICCRVMYIFYHFICIQ; via the exons atggaAATACTGGAGAGCCTTTATTCTTACAATTCCCTCCGTCCAAAAGTAATAGAACCAAAGGGACAGCTTCTATCAATTGATGGCAAAACAGAGGCGGAGGTTTGTAGGAGTTTAGAGAGAGTGCTCCGTACTATGCGGATAACTACCTTAGAACCCAAG GATGTGGCTTTTGTTGTTGATGGCTGGGCACTTGAGATTGCACTTACCCACTATCGTAAAGCTTTCACTGAGCTGGCAGTTTTGTCAAGGACTGCTATATGTTGTCGTGTGATGTAtattttttaccattttatCTGCATACAGTGA